Genomic segment of Paraburkholderia agricolaris:
GCGTTGCCGGTCCATGCCCAAAGCTCGGTTACGCTATACGGCATCATCGATCTGGGACTTACCTACACCAACATTGCGCAAACGGCCAAAGTTGGGAACAGGCTGATCGGAGCCTCTCAATTTGCCCTGACGGACGCTCACGCGACTGGATTGAGCGGTAGTCGCTGGGGATTACGCGGTGCTGAGGACCTCGGTGGCGGCATGAAGGCGATCTTTGTGCTCGAAAATGGATTTATGGCCAATACCGGCGCCCTCGCGCAAGGGGGCGCCGAATTCGGAAGGCAAGCCTACGTAGGGGTCTCCAGTAACTACGGGACGGTGACAGCGGGACGGCAATATGACCCCCTGATCGACTTCGTGCAGCAGTTTTCTGCGTCGGGTTCGTGGGCGGGATATATGGGCGCGCACCCTGACGATCTCGACAATCTGACTAACACCAACCGCATCAATAATTCGGTCAAGTTTACGACCGCGAAGTATGGCGGTTTTAGCGCCGCTGCGTTGTACAGCTTTGGAGGTGTTGCCGGAAGCGAGACGCAAAACCAGATCTGGGGTGCCGGACTGGGCTACACGGGCGGCTCGTTTGCGCTAGCCGCGGGCTATCTCAACGCACGTGATCCGAACGTCTCGTTTTACGGCAATACGCCAAACAAAGGAACATCCACAGCCAATAATATTGGCTCCGGGGGGAGCGCTACCGCGCCTCAATCCAATCCGGTTTTCGCCGGATATGCTTCGGCCAAGACGCTCCAGATTATCGGCGGCGGCGCCTCCTACACGGCTGGCAGCGCCATCTTCTCGCTTGCGGCAACCAGCACCCGGTTCGATTCACTTGGATCGGCATCCGGACCCAATCCTTTGGGCTACAGCGGCGACGCAGTATTCACGAGCCTCGATTTCAATGTCCGGTATCGGCTGACCCCTGCTCTACAGTTAGGCACCGGCATCGACTATACCCATCGGAACTCCGTGAAAAACGATCAGGGTGCGAAGTACCTTCAACTTGATCTTGGCGCGGACTACAACGTTTCAAAGCGTACAGATCTCTATCTGTTGACAGTCCTGCAGCGCGCCATAGGACGTGACTCGTTGGGTCAGTCTGCAGTCGCTTCGATCGCAGGCTTCAGCCCGTCGACCACAGACAAGCAGATTGGCGTACGCCTGGGCATCCGGCACAAATTCTGACCAGTCGTCAATTGCCTTCGGCCACGCGCTTTCTTCGGGTAGTGCGTGGCACGGCAGCCTTCGTACTCTCTGCTTCTGCTTGCTCCAGCCATGCCTCGAACCCGTTCAGGAGGAGGTGTAAGCCTTCGTCAAACGCGCGATCCGCACTTAGTTCGGAGAATGCCTTACCAACCAGCTTCGCCGCCGGATAGCGATCATCGGGTGCGGAGTCAAACTTACCGCGGATGTAGGCAGAGTGATCTGCCGGTGATTGTCTTCCAGCGGCCGAAATACTCGACGACAACAAATACTGCGCGAGCAGGTGATACGCAAGCGCAGCCCGGTCAGGCACGAAGCCCCCCTGAAGGAAGGCAGAAGTTGTGTGATTGAAAAGCGCCATACCGTAATCGACCTCTCCGGGCGCGACGGATTGGAACAGGCGAAAGCGGTTATGCGACGCAATGTATAGGCTGATTCCAGGCATTTCCCGAGCCAGCGAGAAAGCCACCCGCGCTATCTTTTCGACATCCGCGCGCCAGTTGCCGGTCAAGGCCGGCAATGCCTCGAGACGCTGCCTGTAGTAGCCGTTGAGTACGCCGGAGATCAGGTCGTCGCGGCTGCCCAGGTAATAGTGAATCAGTCCCGGCGCAACACCAAACTCCCTGGCAAGCTGAACCATCGATACCTGATCGAGCGGCATCGCTTTTGCCATCTGACTTGCGCGTTCGATGATGACATTGCGCGAAAGAATAGGCTCCGCTCCGATCGCAGATGCAGTTTTCGGTGGCCGACCGCGTCTTCGTGGCGCGATTTCGTTGGTTGATTCCAGTTTATTTTTGGGTGCAGCCATCGCCGTTAGTGTGCTGGTCGGGAAAGTACCGACAGTCTAACTCCAAATTTTAATTGACACTATCTCAATTAATTTCTAATCTGACTGCACGGAATTCAATTTTTGGAGCAGACGTGGCAGAGACGGATAAAGCAGTCATCACTGCGGGCTTGCGCGGCGCGAACTGGGACCCTGCGTTAATGCAACGGCCTTACAAGGTCGTGCCTTACGCGTTGCAAACAGCGGATGGTCAAAAGACGCTGGGGTTCCTCTTCACGACGACGGGAACTGAAAAGACGGTGGTCTCGATCATGCATCCCCGCGAGATGTCGGTTACGCATTATCTGGTTCCCGCCGTGCTCGATGCCGATTGTGCGTGCTGGGTGCAGGGGCCTCGTTCGATCGGTAACGACCTGAGACTGGAGCACGAGATCGCGCTGCTCGATGTAGCGGCGGGGATGCAACATCTACGCTCGCTCGGTTACCAGGACGTCGTCCTTCTCGGCAACTCCGGAGGCGGCTCGCTCTACGCGTTCTATAACCAGCAAGCCCGTCTGGCGCCGGAAAGCCGGATAGCCAGGACGCCGGCGGGTAGGTCCACGGGACTTGGCGAGGCCGAGATGCCGACGGTCGACGGATTCATACTTGTGTCTCCTCATCCTGGTCAGGGAGCAATCCTGCTGCGTGGGCTAGATCCAAGCGTCGTGGACGAAAATGATCCGATGTCCGTCGACCCGGCTCTCGATCCGTTTTCTGTCGAAAACGGTTACGACATGGAGACGCGTACCGCGAAATACATGCCGGAATTCCTGGACCGCTACCACGCAGCACAGATCGAGCGCGCAAAGCGGCTCGATATTCGCGCACGGGAATTGCTCTCCGCGAGGCAGCAGGCACGCAAGCGTGTCAAGGACGGCTCCAGCAGTCCATCGGACCGCCGCATCGCTGCATACGCGCCGATCCTTCATGTCTGGCGTACGGATGCGGACCCGCGGGCATGGGACACGTCCATTGATCCGTCAGACCGGAAACCCGGGTCCCTATGGGGAAATGATCCGTTTGCGTCCAACTGGGGCAGCGTCGGATTTGGGCGGGTCGTGACGCCTGACTCGTGGCTATCCACCTGGTCGGGGCTTGCAACCAATGCGTCGTTCGAGAAGTGTGCTGCTTCGATCGCCGCACCCACATTGCTGATCGAATACACGGGCGACCAGTGTGCGTTCCCCAAGGACCTCGAAACGATCTACGAGGATATTGCTGCTGCCGACAAGCAGCGTGTCAGGGTGCGCGGTAACCACCACGGCATGGCATTGAGTCGGGGCGAGCCTTCCGGTCGCGACGTTGTGGCCGAACATATTGGCAAGTGGCTGCGCGAGCGTTTTTGCGTGGCATGAAAAAGTGACTAGCATGCAGGAGATAACGTTGGAACAGTCTCGGTTCAGACCAAAGTCCCCTTTACCGGGAGTACGGTATCCCGACCTCGACAGGTTAAAGCACTACGTCGAAGAAGGTACATTAGGCAATCAGTCGCTGATCTCGGCGCTTCGTTCGTCGTTTCGGGAAAACGCAGACAAGAAGGCATTTGTGGGTCCCGAAGGAGAGGTCACCTACGCAGAACTTGACTCTCTGACAGACCGCTTCGGTGCCGCCCTGATCAGGCTCGGAGCACGGCCTCTTGATCGGGTGATTCTCCAGTGTGGTAACTGCAACGAGTTACTTCTGGCTTTCATTGGTTGCCTGAAGGCGTCCCTGATTCCGCTGTGCGCGTTGCAGGCGTTTCGCAAGCACGAGATAACTTACCTCGGCAACCTGTGCGAAGCGACCGTGCATTTTGTGCAAGGTGACGACGCGAAATTCGACGATGTCGCTTTTGCGACGGAGATGCAAGAGTTTGTCCCTACTCTCAAGCTCATCGTTCAGGCACGCGGTGACGCCCGTGGGAGCGCAACCGGTTTCTCATCGCTCGTCCACAGCATCAGCCGGGAGGAAGCGCTGCAGATTCTCGCGGGCATTGACGACGACCCATTTCAGGCCGCCGTATTTCAACTGTCGGGCGGCACGACAGGCGTGCCAAAGATCATCCCGCGTTTTCAGAACGAGTATCTGTACAACATGCGCGCCGTGGCCGAATGGAATCGCTACTCGAGCGCAGACGTCCTTTTCATGCCGACCCCGTTCATGCACAACATGAATATGGTGTGCTTCTTCGGACCCATGTTGCTCGTCGGGGCGAGCATCGCTGTTTGCCCCGACATCAGGCAGGAGACGCTTGCCGACGCTATTGCGAAATACAGCCCGACGTGGTTTGGGCTAGCCGGCCCGATTCTGTCTCGAGTCTCTGAGCAAATGAAGTTGGCTTCCCCAGAGGAAAAAATCCGCCGAAAGCTCATTGGGCCCAAAAACGCTCCACGCTTGCGCGAGATGCTTGGTTCGCCCTGTTATCACATCTTTGGAATGACGGAAGGCGTGATTATGTTTGCGCGCGAAGGCGATCCGACTTTCGTGCTTGATGAATCGGTGGGACGCCCGGTGTCGTCGCAAGATGAAGTAAAAATTGTCGAACCGGGCACGGACGTGGAATTGGCCGACGGAGAAGTTGGCGAAGCGCTGTTTCGAGGGCCCTATACCATCCGCGGCTACTACAAGTCCGAACAGGAAGATGTTCATCGATTTACGCCCGACGGTTATTACCGGTCTGGCGATCTGATGATGGCGCAGACATTCGCAGGGCAGCGCTACTTTTTCTTCCGTGGCCGCACGAAAGACGTCGTCGACCGCGGTGGCGAAAAGATCAATGCGGAAGAACTCGAAAATATTATCAACACCTTTCCCAAGGTGCATGCGTCGGCCGTGGTTGGTATGCCGGACCCCGTCTATGGCGAGAAGGTCTGCGTTTTCGTTATCCCTGATCCCGGCAGCGAAGTGATTTCACTGGCGGAACTGACTTCGTTCCTGGAACAGGCAGGCCTCGCGAAATTCAAGTGGCCTGAGCGCCTGGAAGTGATTGCCGAATTTCCGGTTACCGCATCAGGCAAGCGCAGCAAGATCCTTCTCCGACAACAACTGATCGAGCGCCTTCGGCAAGAAGCCGTTGCGAAAATCGTCACTCAGGGTTAAGCCATGAACCAGACTGTTTCCCCTCACGTCCAAAATAATCCTGTTCTGCGCGGCGTTCATCACACCGCACGCCCGACGTGGAAGCTGGAAGAGACTGTCCATTTTTATCGGGATCTTCTGGGGTTGCCTCTCGTCCACGCGATTTCGGCACGAGGTTGGGGTCCCGCCGATCACGCAGATTTTCTTCATTTTTTCTTCGACAGCGGCAATGGCAGCACGATCGCATTCTTCTACTACATCGGTACTGAACGTCCGGAAAAACTGACGCCGACTGACCATTACCAGGACCGCGCGACTCACACAGCGTGGCTGGTTTCGAACCAGGAAGAACTTGCGGCGTGGCGGTCGCACGTTGAGGGAGCCGGGATACCGCTGCGTTATCAAGTACGCCATGAAGTCATCGAGTCGATCTATTTCAACGACCCGAATGGTTATCCGATCGAAATCACTTATCAGACGCGTCCGTTCGACGACAAAGATACGGGCGACGCGGCTCGGACCATTCAGGCAGCGGTCGATATGGAGCGCCAAAACGCGCAAGGCAAGCCATTCAAGTCGATCGATTCGGTATGGAAGAGTAAGGGAAGCCGGCTCAACGATACGAGCGCAAACGATGTTGCGTCCGTATTCGTTCTCGATGTACCCGAGTTCAGACCGCTCGTAGACGCGGTGGAAACACGCGAAGGATACCGGTCGACCCACGTGACCGGCGGCTACATCCGTATTGATGGCAATCCGGGCATCGCGTTCACCCGCAAGGACCTGGGATTCAAGCCCGCAGTGTGGTACGGCGCGCTGACGGGTGGCCTGGTCGGCGACATCAAGCAGTTCGATACGGATAGCCTGATTATCAGTCCGTTGGTGCAATCATGAAGATCGACATTGTTGGTGGTGGTCCAGCGGGCCTTTTTCTGGCAATTCTGCTGGCGCGACAGGCGCCGGATGTATCCGTCGAAGTGTTCGAGCAGAACGAGGCCGATGCAACATTCGGATTTGGTGTCGTACTGGCCGACACCGGTCTGTCAAGGTTGAACGACGCAGCGCCGGATGTATGCGCCGATCTCGTGAAGGCGATGAAGTTCAGCACCCAGCAGACGATAATTTCCCGCGAAACGCCGATCGTAATTCAGCGTCCAGGACAGGGCGGTGGTGCAATTCCGCGGCTGAAATTGCTGAGCGTCCTTCAGGATCATGCTGCGCGATTGCGCATTCCGGTGACGTACTCGTCCAGGGTAACCGATCTCACATCCCTTCAAGGCGATGTTGTCGTAGGGGCTGATGGTGTCAATTCAAGAGTCCGTTGCAGCGATGAAAATGGCTTCGGAACAACCCGCTACGATCTGACGAATCATTTCGCATGGTTTGGCGTTGAAAAGCCGTTTAGTTGTCCTGCACTGGTATTCCGGAAGTTTGAGGGCGGCTACTTCGTTGCTCACTACTATCCGTACTCTGACCATATGAGCACGTTCGTTGCGGAATGTGACCATAAGACGTGGCGGGATCTTGGCTTCGAAAATGCGACTGCCGATGAGCGGCGTGCGGTGTTCGAGCGAGCATTTGCGCCCGAACTCGATGGGTTCGGCCTTGTGTCGAACAACTCTGTGTGGCGCCAGTTCCCCGTGATCCGCAATGCAAACTGGTATAGCGGTAATCGTGTATTGGTGGGCGACGCGCTCGCCAGCGCGCATTTTTCGATTGGGTCCGGCACCCGCATCGCCATGGAAGATTCAATCGCGCTTGCGCAGGCCATCGCCGCCAACACGAACGATGCCTCGCTGGCTCTTGCAAACTACGTCGACTTGCGGCGTGAATCGAAGGACCGCCTGATCGGCGCGTCCGAGGCGTCGTATCAGTGGTACGAGTCAATTCGTGACTGGATGGGGCAATACACGCCACACGAATTCATCTACCAGTTTATGACTCGTACGGGCCGCGTCGACGCGGCACGGCTTCGCGAACAGTATCCAGCGCTTGTCGCCGAACTGGAGGTCGCGGGGGCGATTCCGGCCAACGAGGCGCACCCATGATCCGAAGTTACGAATACATATTGAGCGAACTGCCTTTCGTGGTCCGCCGCACGGTTCGTTGGGGGGACTGTGATCCCGCCGGCGTCGTCTATACCGGGCGCTTTCCAGAATATGTACTCGGTGCGCTCGCGCTGTTCAAGGAGCACATTGCGCGTGCAAGTAATGATGACAGGTCTTTTCTCGGAAAACAGCATGGCGTCGGATTGCCTTGCCGCGGTATGTCTTTCGATTTCTCCGGCACGTTGTGGCCACATAACGAGGTCGACATCGAATGTTTTGTTGGAGACATCCGCACCCGGACCTTCGACATGCATTGCGTTGGACGCCGTCCAACTGGCGAGCCTGTCTTCGACGCGAGATTTTCGCCAATCTGCGTACGCGCCGACGCGCGCATCAGCACCGACATTCCGGAATCGCTGCGCTCGACGCTGCAGCGCTTCACACGGTTGACTTCAGAGGGAACGGAGAAAGCATGAATTACCGAATTGGCCAGATTGTGCCGAGTTCTAACATCACGATGGAGAAAGAGATCCCGGCGATGTTCGCCTCTCTGATGCGTCGAAACCCGGAGCATTCATTCACGTTTCATTCAAGCCGCGTACGCATGCATCGCGTTGTGGTGGAGGAACTGGAGCAAATGAACCGCGATATGGATCGATGTGCGATCGAGCTGGCCGACGCAAGAGTTGATGTGCTCAGTACGGCGTGTCTGGTTGCGATCATGTGCATGGGACCTGGATACCATCGGATAGCTGCGGAGACCCTCCGACGCGCGATAAATGGCAGCGGAGCAAACACCGAAGTGATGACGTCAGCCGGAGCGCTGGTGGAGGAACTGAAGAGTTTCGGCGCGAAACGGATTTCGTTAATGGCGCCATACACGGACGCCTTGACTCGAAGGGTTGTCGAGTACATCGAGGGCGAAGGCATCGAAGTTCAGGACGCAATCAATTTTTCGATCGAAGACAACCTCGATGTCGGCGCTCGTGACCCCATGAAGTTGCTAGAAGACGTCAAGCACCTGAATGTCAGGAACGTAGACACGGTCGTGCTATCCGCCTGCGTCCAGATGCCCTCTTTGCCGGCAATCCAGAAGGCGCAGGAGATGCTTGGAATTCCGGTGACTTCCACCGCTGCGTGCACGGTCCGTCAGATGCTGAAGCTTCTGAAACTCGAGCCTTCGCTACCCGGCGCGGGAGCGTATCTCGGAGATTGGGGCGGCGTGTAGGGGGCGTTCGATGCTCACGACGGCAGTTCAAACAAAATGACCAGGAGACGACAAATGGAAACGGAATCAGGACGCGACGGCGGCCCAGCAACGAGCATCATCAACGTTTGCGGGGCAGCACTGGGGATGGCCGTTGGTTTCGCTGCAATCTTTATCTCGACCAATGGTGTCTTCATCCCTGCGGTCCTGCGCGATTTTCATTGGGGGCGGGCCCAGGCGGCCCAATCCTATGCAGCTTCGATGTTGGGGCTCGCGCTAGTCAGTCCGCTGATTGGCATACTGATGGACCGTTTTGGGGTCAGGAAGGTGGTGCTCATCTCAGCGTTGGTCTTTGCCGTCGCAATGGCGTGCATGGGTCTGCAGGACGGCAACAAGGTATGGTGGATCGGTCTCTCGCTGATCATCGGAATGTCAGGTGCGGCAACCTCGGTGCTTGGCTACCTTGCCATTCTCCCGCAATGGTTCGACAGGCGTCTCGGTCTCGCAATCGGATTTGCCATGGTGGGCCTGGGTGTCGGTACGATCGTTCTCCCTGCTCTGTCTGCAAAGCTGATCGCCATGTGGGGCTGGCGGACCGCATACCAGGTGCTAGCTGCTATATCGCTGGCAGGGGCATTGCTTGCCTTTCTTATGCTCCGGGAAAACCGGAAGGTACATCGGCCAATGGGGGCAGTGACTCACGGGACACCGACTGGTCCTGTCGTGCGCCATAGGGGCCTCAAGGTTTTCATCATCTTCCTGGGTGCTTTTCTCGCCTCAAGCGCCGTGCTGTCGCTTGGTCCGCATCTTCCGGCGCTGCTGATGGATCGAGGAATATCTGCTCAGGATGCAGCAAAGAGCGCCTCACTGATTGGTCTCGGTATTCTTGTGGGCCGTTTGAGTTCAGGCTTTCTTGTCGATCGGGTTCACGCTCCGTTTGTCGCCTGTTGCTATTTTTTGTGTGGCGCAGCTGGATTCATTCTGCTGGGACAGATTGACAGCTATGAGGGCGCGTTGTTCGCTTCCGTGCTGGTCGGGCTCGCTATTGGCGCGGAGGGCGATCTGCTTTCGTATCTGGTGCGCGCCTACATCGGCCTCGAGAGGTTCGGTCTGTTCTATGGGACTGTGTTTTCGGGCTATTCGCTGGGTGCCGTAGTTGGTCCGGTCGTCACCGGTCACTACTTCGACACGCACAAGAATTACTCGCTGCCATTACAGGCAGGACCGGTTCTCCTGGTTGTCGCCAGTCTCCTGTTTGTAAGTCTGGGGCGGTATATGAGACCAGGCTTGCGTCACGGCGATTCGATGCATCAGGTTGCTATTGCGGGCGAGTGAAAACTGGCCCGGAAATGTCGATGCTCGAACAGCAGTTTCCGCCGACAACACGCGAGATGTCACAGACGCTCGGATAGCCGTAGGACCTCAGAAGCGGCTATTAACCTGGTCCGTCTCAACGGCGGGTTAGGGTCGATTTGGTGCGGTCGCTGTCGGCCCGGGTTCGGCCAATAACGACGAGTCAACATCGACCGACCGATCGTCGACAATCGGACCACCGAATCATTCAGAGGGGTGGAAAACTCATGTCGATTGCCATGACCGGAGTC
This window contains:
- a CDS encoding AMP-binding protein, producing the protein MEQSRFRPKSPLPGVRYPDLDRLKHYVEEGTLGNQSLISALRSSFRENADKKAFVGPEGEVTYAELDSLTDRFGAALIRLGARPLDRVILQCGNCNELLLAFIGCLKASLIPLCALQAFRKHEITYLGNLCEATVHFVQGDDAKFDDVAFATEMQEFVPTLKLIVQARGDARGSATGFSSLVHSISREEALQILAGIDDDPFQAAVFQLSGGTTGVPKIIPRFQNEYLYNMRAVAEWNRYSSADVLFMPTPFMHNMNMVCFFGPMLLVGASIAVCPDIRQETLADAIAKYSPTWFGLAGPILSRVSEQMKLASPEEKIRRKLIGPKNAPRLREMLGSPCYHIFGMTEGVIMFAREGDPTFVLDESVGRPVSSQDEVKIVEPGTDVELADGEVGEALFRGPYTIRGYYKSEQEDVHRFTPDGYYRSGDLMMAQTFAGQRYFFFRGRTKDVVDRGGEKINAEELENIINTFPKVHASAVVGMPDPVYGEKVCVFVIPDPGSEVISLAELTSFLEQAGLAKFKWPERLEVIAEFPVTASGKRSKILLRQQLIERLRQEAVAKIVTQG
- a CDS encoding MFS transporter, whose amino-acid sequence is METESGRDGGPATSIINVCGAALGMAVGFAAIFISTNGVFIPAVLRDFHWGRAQAAQSYAASMLGLALVSPLIGILMDRFGVRKVVLISALVFAVAMACMGLQDGNKVWWIGLSLIIGMSGAATSVLGYLAILPQWFDRRLGLAIGFAMVGLGVGTIVLPALSAKLIAMWGWRTAYQVLAAISLAGALLAFLMLRENRKVHRPMGAVTHGTPTGPVVRHRGLKVFIIFLGAFLASSAVLSLGPHLPALLMDRGISAQDAAKSASLIGLGILVGRLSSGFLVDRVHAPFVACCYFLCGAAGFILLGQIDSYEGALFASVLVGLAIGAEGDLLSYLVRAYIGLERFGLFYGTVFSGYSLGAVVGPVVTGHYFDTHKNYSLPLQAGPVLLVVASLLFVSLGRYMRPGLRHGDSMHQVAIAGE
- a CDS encoding porin, with product MRWRYLAAGSITAALALPVHAQSSVTLYGIIDLGLTYTNIAQTAKVGNRLIGASQFALTDAHATGLSGSRWGLRGAEDLGGGMKAIFVLENGFMANTGALAQGGAEFGRQAYVGVSSNYGTVTAGRQYDPLIDFVQQFSASGSWAGYMGAHPDDLDNLTNTNRINNSVKFTTAKYGGFSAAALYSFGGVAGSETQNQIWGAGLGYTGGSFALAAGYLNARDPNVSFYGNTPNKGTSTANNIGSGGSATAPQSNPVFAGYASAKTLQIIGGGASYTAGSAIFSLAATSTRFDSLGSASGPNPLGYSGDAVFTSLDFNVRYRLTPALQLGTGIDYTHRNSVKNDQGAKYLQLDLGADYNVSKRTDLYLLTVLQRAIGRDSLGQSAVASIAGFSPSTTDKQIGVRLGIRHKF
- a CDS encoding VOC family protein, with product MNQTVSPHVQNNPVLRGVHHTARPTWKLEETVHFYRDLLGLPLVHAISARGWGPADHADFLHFFFDSGNGSTIAFFYYIGTERPEKLTPTDHYQDRATHTAWLVSNQEELAAWRSHVEGAGIPLRYQVRHEVIESIYFNDPNGYPIEITYQTRPFDDKDTGDAARTIQAAVDMERQNAQGKPFKSIDSVWKSKGSRLNDTSANDVASVFVLDVPEFRPLVDAVETREGYRSTHVTGGYIRIDGNPGIAFTRKDLGFKPAVWYGALTGGLVGDIKQFDTDSLIISPLVQS
- a CDS encoding alpha/beta hydrolase; translation: MQRPYKVVPYALQTADGQKTLGFLFTTTGTEKTVVSIMHPREMSVTHYLVPAVLDADCACWVQGPRSIGNDLRLEHEIALLDVAAGMQHLRSLGYQDVVLLGNSGGGSLYAFYNQQARLAPESRIARTPAGRSTGLGEAEMPTVDGFILVSPHPGQGAILLRGLDPSVVDENDPMSVDPALDPFSVENGYDMETRTAKYMPEFLDRYHAAQIERAKRLDIRARELLSARQQARKRVKDGSSSPSDRRIAAYAPILHVWRTDADPRAWDTSIDPSDRKPGSLWGNDPFASNWGSVGFGRVVTPDSWLSTWSGLATNASFEKCAASIAAPTLLIEYTGDQCAFPKDLETIYEDIAAADKQRVRVRGNHHGMALSRGEPSGRDVVAEHIGKWLRERFCVA
- a CDS encoding TetR/AcrR family transcriptional regulator; protein product: MAAPKNKLESTNEIAPRRRGRPPKTASAIGAEPILSRNVIIERASQMAKAMPLDQVSMVQLAREFGVAPGLIHYYLGSRDDLISGVLNGYYRQRLEALPALTGNWRADVEKIARVAFSLAREMPGISLYIASHNRFRLFQSVAPGEVDYGMALFNHTTSAFLQGGFVPDRAALAYHLLAQYLLSSSISAAGRQSPADHSAYIRGKFDSAPDDRYPAAKLVGKAFSELSADRAFDEGLHLLLNGFEAWLEQAEAESTKAAVPRTTRRKRVAEGN
- a CDS encoding FAD-dependent monooxygenase; the protein is MKIDIVGGGPAGLFLAILLARQAPDVSVEVFEQNEADATFGFGVVLADTGLSRLNDAAPDVCADLVKAMKFSTQQTIISRETPIVIQRPGQGGGAIPRLKLLSVLQDHAARLRIPVTYSSRVTDLTSLQGDVVVGADGVNSRVRCSDENGFGTTRYDLTNHFAWFGVEKPFSCPALVFRKFEGGYFVAHYYPYSDHMSTFVAECDHKTWRDLGFENATADERRAVFERAFAPELDGFGLVSNNSVWRQFPVIRNANWYSGNRVLVGDALASAHFSIGSGTRIAMEDSIALAQAIAANTNDASLALANYVDLRRESKDRLIGASEASYQWYESIRDWMGQYTPHEFIYQFMTRTGRVDAARLREQYPALVAELEVAGAIPANEAHP
- a CDS encoding acyl-CoA thioesterase codes for the protein MIRSYEYILSELPFVVRRTVRWGDCDPAGVVYTGRFPEYVLGALALFKEHIARASNDDRSFLGKQHGVGLPCRGMSFDFSGTLWPHNEVDIECFVGDIRTRTFDMHCVGRRPTGEPVFDARFSPICVRADARISTDIPESLRSTLQRFTRLTSEGTEKA
- a CDS encoding maleate cis-trans isomerase family protein — encoded protein: MNYRIGQIVPSSNITMEKEIPAMFASLMRRNPEHSFTFHSSRVRMHRVVVEELEQMNRDMDRCAIELADARVDVLSTACLVAIMCMGPGYHRIAAETLRRAINGSGANTEVMTSAGALVEELKSFGAKRISLMAPYTDALTRRVVEYIEGEGIEVQDAINFSIEDNLDVGARDPMKLLEDVKHLNVRNVDTVVLSACVQMPSLPAIQKAQEMLGIPVTSTAACTVRQMLKLLKLEPSLPGAGAYLGDWGGV